From Trichoderma atroviride chromosome 1, complete sequence, one genomic window encodes:
- a CDS encoding uncharacterized protein (EggNog:ENOG41) — protein sequence MNAANMVRRASMTAYVSRPSPQMAAIFSCDKCSEAYASPADLDHHRQIHDFNHDPRRFASPANGSRSRSKTVGQARVEQVVATPVVATRCFFFCSTCNTRVDSPSDLTRHNEQYHQSASMGNENGILEGDTPQPPREIPSPEPSWSPSSAFGPPVSWEQGMQMQSAPPVNYSPIDPVHPPSSPPDLVVTVFSPQYVAHMPPIPASNAIQTGNVSWIDFLVPIEGHEPYNQIVEYEDPNFSPLSDQFWLRPIDMNLSGYHFPSDVLSVSLESLGLLFDVGGVPRIYEAVEAQAPFLPAMNLLNQLCANYFSYWQPNQPVFHTATWSFIDYPMALVSAMACVGSTFTQESQVQRQASYINERCISEISRLTDGSPQHQDIEYIAALCIHQTYLIGSGHDEIHQHADRVRSYMIQGLQAQNLLGPNLFDPNDIMPPPSLTPDAVYIEWCAWVNHEQKLRVAWMVFEYDCSLSLLTGRPCAIALGHLPTVFPCEDALYNAPNAYAWAELVSKDASLQGPEVSSIITLTLNRLNLPQTTSSWTKRLCAHIFERLLKGLLDPDQQNNTITSAREINLHLTSSLSSIQMKLLWSISYLGKSASIYNQSPATLQTTRNVDDYDMLSTFKLNYQSNHFGLCTRIMYAIRFITLAAISSPSDSHHAELPVMQQRLILELASVPHHARLYVYNAGQMFRTARESPLVTPVDYLRIFTAYLAILAFVKYGPSSRYDVPGVDPFHADVFPFFPTSSDRWLEHGGPATVGECGVFYPGCSTELIMRDAYRELCSPGGWKLKRRFYCVLDRFNALEVRRN from the exons ATGAACGCTGCTAATATGGTACGAAGGGCAAGTATGACGGCTTACGTTTCTCGGCCCTCCCCTCAGATggctgccatcttcagctgTGACAAGTGCTCCGAGGCATACGCCAGCCCAGCAGACCTGGACCATCACCGTCAAATCCACGACTTCAACCACGATCCCCGTCGATTTGCTAGCCCAGCCAACGGATCCAGATCTCGGTCGAAGACTGTTGGCCAAGCCCGCGTTGAGCAAGTTGTTGCTACTCCGGTCGTTGCCACTcgctgtttcttcttttgttctacATGTAATACTCGAGTTGATTCTCCTTCCGATCTGACAAGGCACAACGAACAATATCATCAGTCAGCAAGCATGGGAAATGAGAACGGCATACTTGAAGGCGATACGCCTCAGCCTCCCCGTGAGATACCAAGCCCAGAGCCATCTTGGAGCCCTAGCTCGGCTTTCGGACCGCCTGTATCTTGGGAACAAggaatgcagatgcagagcgCACCTCCAGTCAACTACTCGCCTATCGATCCTGTCCACCCTCCTAGCTCTCCCCCAGACTTGGTTGTTACTGTATTCAGTCCGCAATATGTGGCTCACATGCCGCCCATTCCAGCATCAAATGCAATCCAGACAGGCAATGTCAGCTGGATTGACTTTCTGGTTCCCATTGAGGGACACGAGCCTTACAACCAAATTGTTGAGTATGAGGATCCCAACTTTTCCCCATTAAGTGACCAATTCTGGCTGAGACCTATTGATATGAATCTCAGCGGCTACCATTTCCCAAGCGACGTGCTATCAGTATCCCTGGAAAGCCTGGGGCTCCTTTTCGATGTTGGTGGTGTTCCACGTATATATGAGGCGGTTGAAGCACAGGCGCCATTTCTCCCTGCAATGAATCTGCTCAATCAGCTTTGCGCCAACTACTTTTCGTACTGGCAACCAAATCAGCCCGTCTTTCATACTGCTACATGGAGTTTCATCGATTATCCTATGGCGCTGGTCAGCGCAATGGCTTGCGTTGGCTCGACCTTTACTCAAGAGAGTCAAGTCCAACGACAAGCGAGTTACATCAATGAACGATGTATCTCGGAAATAAGCCGTCTG ACTGACGGCTCTCCGCAACACCAAGATATTGAATATATAGCTGCGCTGTGCATTCACCAGACATATTTGATTGGATCTGGCCACGATGAAATTCATCAGCATGCGGACAGAGTTCGCAGTTACATGATTCAGGGCCTGCAAGCACAGAACCTGCTGGGCCCCAATCTCTTTGACCCCAACGATATAATGCCTCCGCCTTCCTTGACTCCTGATGCAGTATACATAGAATGGTGCGCATGGGTCAACCACGAGCAAAAACTTAGAGTGGCCTGGATGGTGTTTGAGTATGACTGCAGCCTCTCACTCCTCACTGGCCGCCCTTGTGCTATAGCGCTGGGCCATCTGCCTACAGTATTCCCCTGCGAGGATGCACTTTATAATGCTCCAAACGCGTATGCTTGGGCTGAACTTGTTTCGAAAGACGCAAGCCTTCAGGGACCAGAAGTCTCTAGTATCATAACCCTGACGCTAAACAGACTCAATCTCCCTCAGACAACGTCTTCGTGGACCAAACGCCTTTGCGCGCATATTTTCGAAAGGCTCCTGAAAGGCCTTTTGGACCCTGACCAGCAGAATAACACAATCACTAGTGCTAGAGAAATCAATTTACACCTgacgtcttctctctcaagcATTCAGATGAAGCTTCTTTGGAGTATCAGCTATTTGGGCAAGTCGGCCTCGATCTATAACCAGTCGCCCGCCACCCTTCAGACCACAAGGAACGTTGATGATTATGA CATGCTATCCACGTTCAAGTTGAATTACCAATCCAATCACTTTGGCCTGTGCACTCGCATCATGTATGCGATAAGATTCATCACTCTCGCAGCCATTTCGTCCCCGTCGGATAGCCACCACGCAGAATTACCTGTAATGCAACAAAGGCTTATCCTAGAACTCGCCAGTGTACCACATCACGCTCGGCTCTACGTCTATAACGCGGGGCAAATGTTCCGAACTGCCAGGGAGAGTCCCCTCGTTACGCCGGTCGACTACCTGCGCATCTTTACAGCCTATCTCGCCATTCTTGCATTTGTCAAGTATGGCCCTTCTTCGAGGTATGACGTCCCCGGCGTCGACCCATTTCATGCAGATGTATTTCCATTCTTCCCTACGAGCAGCGACAGATGGCTCGAGCATGGCGGCCCGGCTACGGTCGGCGAGTGTGGTGTCTTTTACCCCGGGTGCTCGACGGAGCTCATCATGCGGGATGCTTATAGGGAGCTCTGTAGCCCAGGTGGTTGGAAACTGAAGCGGAGGTTTTATTGTGTTCTGGATCGCTTTAACGCTCTTGAAGTGCGGCGCAATTGA
- a CDS encoding uncharacterized protein (EggNog:ENOG41), with translation MSGDDNRDRYACWGGLWPGMGAEMSTHAGTGTSASAGYLYGVPPILAPRESRSGAAFGGTRPPAASASAPASAPAHPDRPIKREAHFPPSPTPDSARPPCRICLDADLQCPLSNCRCPHCVRGEPDRCIEAAMAFHQTETRDALHREHAFIRTSLHRIELLVAEDQRFLQRHERHLWQLERDNKDSEIRLLKAHIDALGNENRLLRRHDSLQNQHSQPPPAVPHPNLPVHEPPPVVYTGFSDALPVLNSGVPRFLAQPAGRSTSEAGILNRTPSLCDEYAGITPTSPEIVFDVFGVPGFARDATRANSPEWSPPSPTLMMRRSPKRSASAVDDGEAQLGMDGVAPRTSVAQSYIFTPASPQGASSPRIKRQRSMSHDYFLVTDVNAEPEADEGELQRLTMHAGHTPNRSLSSPSATATAAAIAAVTAAATAASTAAAAAAGPSGGGITPTAAPYLGFGINPSMRANANANEHTKTEFKPEVKPEMKSEIKPEIKPEIKPEIKPEIKPEIKPEMKSEIKPEMKSEVKSEMKSEVKSEMKSEVKSEMKSEVKPAVKPEVKGEIKPEAKAKAEETGTAEIDSFYENVMRNSPPLSQRNRRMTIPDVTEGLQSQMDEANRRQSRLNVASYSPPTNPGSSIIGSPASQRALLDAMDDNPLAGPLMIRNIPAQDEVFLQALNGRLGPISQGQDALPRVVQDLDMSAVPDDAERLEAQSDSGEDEDAPVKIERPIRREDSDSDSEPGPEVTLKLRHTSNFGAPFGRM, from the coding sequence ATGAGTGGTGACGATAATCGTGACCGATACGCCTGCTGGGGTGGACTCTGGCCTGGTATGGGCGCCGAAATGAGCACTCATGCAGGCACCGGTACTTCAGCCTCGGCTGGGTATCTGTATGGCGTTCCGCCAATCTTGGCGCCGCGTGAATCAAGGTCTGGTGCTGCTTTTGGAGGAACAAGACCACctgctgcgtctgcgtctgcgccTGCGTCTGCGCCTGCTCATCCTGACCGCCCAATCAAGCGAGAAGCCCATTTCCCGCCTTCTCCTACCCCTGATTCAGCCCGCCCGCCTTGTCGCATTTGCCTCGACGCCGACCTTCAATGCCCTCTGTCAAATTGTCGCTGCCCCCATTGCGTTCGAGGAGAACCAGACAGGTGTATCgaggcagccatggccttcCATCAAACTGAAACCAGGGACGCTTTACACAGGGAGCACGCTTTCATCCGGACAAGCCTGCACAGAATAGAATTGCTTGTTGCCGAGGATCAACGGTTCCTACAGCGCCATGAACGCCACTTGTGGCAGCTTGAAAGGGACAACAAGGACTCTGAAATCCGGCTACTGAAGGCTCATATTGACGCTCTGGGCAATGAAAATCGACTGCTCCGCAGGCATGACTCTTTGCAAAATCAACACAGtcagccaccaccagccgTTCCTCACCCCAACCTACCAGTCCATGAGCCGCCACCCGTCGTTTATACCGGTTTTTCTGACGCTTTGCCCGTGCTCAACAGCGGGGTTCCTCGATTCCTTGCCCAGCCAGCTGGCAGATCCACTAGCGAGGCCGGCATCCTCAATCGCACTCCTAGCCTGTGTGACGAATACGCGGGGATTACGCCAACGTCTCCTGAGATTGTTTTCGACGTCTTCGGTGTGCCAGGATTCGCACGAGACGCGACCCGCGCAAACAGCCCGGAGTggtctcctccttctcctactttgatgatgaggaggagccCCAAGAGGTCAGCCTCTGCCGTCGATGATGGTGAGGCTCAATTGGGCATGGACGGAGTGGCTCCCAGAACAAGTGTCGCTCAAAGCTACATCTTCAcaccagcttctccgcaGGGAGCTTCGTCACCTCGCATCAAGAGGCAGCGCAGCATGTCCCACGACTATTTCCTCGTCACTGATGTCAATGCAGAACCAGAGGCAGACGAAGGGGAGTTGCAACGACTGACTATGCATGCTGGACATACCCCCAATCGctcactctcttctccgtccgccacggccacggccgctgctattgctgctgttactgccgctgctactgccgcttccactgctgctgctgctgctgcaggacCCAGTGGAGGCGGTATAACCCCGACCGCTGCGCCGTATCTCGGATTTGGGATCAATCCCAGCATGAGGGCCAACGCCAATGCCAACGAGCACACAAAGACGGAATTTAAACCCGAAGTCAAGCCAGAGATGAAGTCAGAGATCAAGCCAGAGATCAAGCCAGAGATCAAGCCAGAGATCAAGCCAGAGATCAAGCCAGAGATCAAGCCAGAGATGAAGTCAGAGATCAAGccagagatgaagagcgaaGTCAAGTcagagatgaagagcgagGTCAAGTcagagatgaagagcgagGTCAAGTcagagatgaagagcgaaGTCAAGCCAGCGGTCAAGCCAGAGGTCAAGGGCGAAATCAAGCCAGaagccaaggcaaaggctgAGGAGACTGGCACAGCAGAGATCGACTCCTTCTATGAAAACGTCATGCGGAACTCGCCACCGCTGTCACAACGAAACAGGCGCATGACCATCCCAGACGTTACCGAAGGGCTTCAGTCACAGATGGACGAAGCAAACAGACGTCAAAGCCGACTCAATGTCGCGAGTTATTCCCCTCCCACAAACCCTGGCTCTTCCATCATCGGTTCTCCTGCCTCACAGCGGGCTCTCCTTGACGCCATGGATGATAATCCTCTCGCCGGCCCGTTGATGATTCGGAACATTCCCGCGCAAGATGAAGTTTTTCTACAAGCCCTGAATGGAAGACTAGGGCCTATTAGCCAAGGTCAAGATGCCCTCCCCAGAGTTGTGCAGGATCTTGACATGAGTGCTGTTCCCGACGATGCGGAGAGATTAGAGGCTCAATCGGACTCTggtgaggatgaggatgcccCCGTGAAAATCGAGCGGCCCATTCGAAGAGAAGATTCAGACTCGGACAGCGAGCCGGGCCCTGAGGTTACTCTCAAACTTCGACATACCAGCAACTTTGGTGCTCCCTTTGGAAGAATGTAG
- a CDS encoding uncharacterized protein (EggNog:ENOG41): protein MTTLQYSSNPAVMSLINLSSSTSSSPTTTNTNTNLTSSASTASTAQPDAEAPLSIFGITRRHCREELYVSPIRWTGRHAELLHFSFNGPYPEPAPPVCAGITEAEYSEERSGTRHLKDFFDFYYKPVMREQGIWLLITTDACPLVIYEQPLTLSLGTSVVKNLHCMAFYLKESIIGRKVHKLPIAALVDQGRITELRKEYLGLSRCKKWSYWNRPMCCLYQKKWKKITPPNPLHDPFITALLIGLAQKKRKYLQEIGSPEEARTGKLYCQVVHTYNSRGPCKEKREEAYCGWLYLYQADIPSTLLDMFEQPKVAPPETPYIDIRITKVTYYPLATLRARLLELILPGTAAATAAAEAAASETAVWQALARKVATDARESFQHGTMAKETMAQNMTPNDMVATWAAPPASITQADMVQPIIDSTAMAQYQQAMDQAAMDHAAMAQPILDHAAMEAAYVNQNAGQKRKYDDEHDDQPSHRWAPQVFLTPVNQIY from the exons ATGACCACGCTGCAATATAGCAGCAATCCAGCGGTCATGTCACTCATCAACCTCTCGTCGTCCACCTCCTCTTCCCCTACCACGACtaacaccaacaccaacttGACAAGctctgcttctactgcttctactgcaCAGCCCGATGCAGAGGCGCCCCTATCCATCTTTGGAATCACTCGCCGCCACTGCAGAGAAGAGCTCTATGTCAGTCCAATCCGATGGACCGGCCGCCATGCCGAGCTTCTGCATTTCTCCTTTAACGGGCCATATCCCGAACCAGCGCCTCCTGTTTGTGCAGGCATCACAGAGGCAGAATACTCCGAGGAGCGTTCTGGCACTCGGCATCTGAAAGACTTTTTCGACTTTTACTATAAGCCCGTCATGCGTGAGCAGGGCATTTGGTTGCTCATCACGACTGATGCGTGCCCCCTAGTCATCTA TGAACAACCTCTCACACTCTCACTGGGCACATCCGTTGTCAAGAATCTCCACTGCATGGCATTCTACCTCAAGGAGTCAATCATAGGACGCAAAGTGCACAAGCTTCCCATTGCCGCTCTTGTTGACCAAGGCCGCATCACTGAGCTGCGAAAAGAGTATCTGGGTCTATCTCGATGCAAGAAATGGAGCTACTGGAACCGCCCCATGTGCTGTCTCTACCAgaagaagtggaagaagattaCGCCACCAAATCCGTTGCACGACCCATTCATTACAGCTCTCCTCATTGGGCTGGcacagaagaagcgaaaatACTTGCAAGAGATTGGGTCTCCCGAAGAAGCCAGAACGGGGAAACTCTAT TGTCAAGTTGTTCATACATATAATTCAAGGGGCCCGTGCAAAGAAAAGCGTGAAGAAGCATACTGTGGCTGGCTGTACCTGTACCAGGCCGATATCCCATCTACGCTTCTTGACATGTTTGAACAGCCCAAGGTTGCACCACCAGAGACGCCATATATTGACATCCGCATCACCAAAGTCACCTACTACCCGCTGGCTACCCTCCGAGCCCGGCTACTGGAGCTGATACTGCCAGGAACCGCAgcggcaacggcggcagcagaagcagcggcatcagAGACAGCCGTGTGGCAAGCGCTGGCGCGCAAGGTCGCTACCGATGCCAGGGAGAGTTTTCAGCATGGGACCATGGCAAAAGAGACCATGGCGCAAAATATGACACCAAATGATATGGTGGCAACATGggcagcaccaccagcatcCATCACGCAGGCAGACATGGTTCAACCAATCATTGATTCTACTGCAATGGCTCAATATCAGCAGGCAATGGACCAAGCTGCCATGGACCACGCTGCCATGGCTCAACCAATATTGGATCACGCAGCCATGGAAGCCGCATACGTCAACCAGAATGCTGGGCAGAAGCGCAAGTATGATGATGAGCATGACGACCAACCATCTCATAGATGGGCCCCCCAAGTGTTTCTCACTCCCGTGAATCAGATTTACTAG
- a CDS encoding uncharacterized protein (EggNog:ENOG41~SECRETED:SignalP(1-15)), whose translation MQFSIVALFATGALASVSVCPNGLYSNPQCCGANVLGVAALDCHTPRVDVLTGPIFQAVCAAEGGKQPLCCVVPVAGQDLLCEEAQGTF comes from the exons ATGCAGTTCTCCATCGTTGCCCTCTTCGCTACTGGCGCTCTCGCCTCTGTCTCTGTCTGCCCGAACGGCCTTTACTCCAACCCTCAGTGCTGTGGTGCCAACGTCCTTGGCGTTGCCGCTCTCGACTGCCATACTC CGAGAGTCGATGTTTTGACTGGTCCCATTTTCCAAGCCGTCTGCGCTGCTGAAGGCGGCAAGCAGCCCCTTTGCTGTGTTGTCCCCGTT GCCGGCCAAGACCTTCTTTGCGAGGAAGCCCAAGGCACTTTCTAA